The genomic segment ACTCCAAAATGAATTATTGTTTTGCCTTCAATTTCTTGGAATTTCCATTCTTTGGATTCTAGGTAGCGTTTTACAGCTTGATACATAACTAATAAATTTTATTAATAAGGTCTTTCAAATTTGATTGAATTGCATTTGAATTATATCCCTTTTTTAGGTATTCTTTAGTTTTATCAATCAACGGGTCAACGATATCTTCTTTGAATTTTAATTGTTTTGCATATTTTTTTAAAATTATAATTTCATTCGGATGAATGTCTCCGTCAATCATTATCATTGATAAAAAATCATATAATTGGTGGTATCTTACTGTTTCTTTTTCAGGTATTAAAAACTTCTGTTTTACAGGATTGGCGAGTTTCTTAAGTATCTCTTCTTCAGAGATTCCCATCTTTTTGCCAATGTCAATCAAAAGTTGTTCTTCATCTTTTTTTAATATTCCATCAGCATAGGCTAGGGAAATTAAATTTGATAGATGGCTTTGTTTTTCTTGATAGTTCATTACTAAATAATTGAGTTATTGCCTTTTTAAAAAAAGTGAAATATAGTATTTTATTTTAATCCAATAAAGGATTTTTCTAATTTTTCTCCTCTAGAACCTTTTACTAAAAAATAATTATTATTAAAATTTTGTTTTTGCAACCATTTTCTTAGGTCAATACTGTTTTGAAAAAAATTGCATTTGATTAAATCCTTAAATGCTTCAAATCCTTTTCCTACAAGGATAATATTAATAAAGCTAAGTGTTTTTAATAAATCAATAATCTCTTTATGCTCACTTTCTGAATATTTTCCTAGTTCGAACATACTGCCAAGGATTACTATTTTATTTTTTTGTTTTAATTCTGCAAAATCTTTAATTACTGATTGCATACTTGTTGGATTTGCATTATACGCATCAAGAATTATTTTATTACTTCCCCACGAAATTATTTCCGAACGATTGTTTTTAGGAATATAACTTTCTATAGCTTGCTTAATTTGTGCTGTTGTAAGTTTGAAATGCAAAGCTATGCTCACAGTGGCAAGTACATTGTAAATGTTATAATTACCAAAAAAATTTGTATTTATTTTAAAGTTCTCAAATTTATAATATTTTGAATTATTTGAAATAATTATTTTCAAAGGGAAGGATTTTTCAACTATTTTTCCGCAAATATCTGCTGGTAAATTGCATTTGCCAAATCTAATTGTTTTTACATTCTTACAAAGATTAATTAGCTTAGTATCATCATTGTTTAAAAAAAACAGTTTATCATTTTTGCCAATAAAATAATCAGTAAATTCTTTGTATGCCTCAATTACGCCTTTAAAACCAC from the Bacteroidota bacterium genome contains:
- the murF gene encoding UDP-N-acetylmuramoyl-tripeptide--D-alanyl-D-alanine ligase, yielding MQIEDLYKKFLETNKITTDTRSDVSGSMFFALKGTNFDANKFAINAINKGAKYAIVDDKALPKNDHLIFVSDSLKTLQELAKYHRKNLKLPIIGITGSNGKTTTKELLDIVLKKKFRNFSTHGNLNNHIGLPLSILQITKKHEIAVLEIGANHKGENEFLTNICQPDIGLTTNIGKDHLGEFGGFKGVIEAYKEFTDYFIGKNDKLFFLNNDDTKLINLCKNVKTIRFGKCNLPADICGKIVEKSFPLKIIISNNSKYYKFENFKINTNFFGNYNIYNVLATVSIALHFKLTTAQIKQAIESYIPKNNRSEIISWGSNKIILDAYNANPTSMQSVIKDFAELKQKNKIVILGSMFELGKYSESEHKEIIDLLKTLSFINIILVGKGFEAFKDLIKCNFFQNSIDLRKWLQKQNFNNNYFLVKGSRGEKLEKSFIGLK